In Piliocolobus tephrosceles isolate RC106 chromosome 6, ASM277652v3, whole genome shotgun sequence, the following are encoded in one genomic region:
- the ZFHX2 gene encoding zinc finger homeobox protein 2: protein MATLNSASTTGTTPSPGHNGPSPPSDTSSSSIPSDPVTKDPPAAPSTSENMRSSEPEGQLLESGCGLVPPKEIGEPQEGPDCGHFPPNDPGVEKDKEQEEEEEGLPPMDLSNHLFFTAGGEAYLVAKLSLPGGSELLLPKGFPWGEVGIKEEPSLPFLAYPPPSHLTALHIQHGFDPVQGFSSSDQILSHDTSAPSPAACEERHGAFWSYQLAPHPPGDPKDGPMGNSGVNHVAVFWLCLLCRLGFSKPQAFMGHTQSHGVKLTPAQYQGLSGSPAVLQEGDEGCKALISFLEPKLPACPSSDIRLDNSSTVNMEANVAQMEDGPPEAEVQALVLLDEEVMALSPPSPSTATWDPSPTQAKESPVAAGEAGPDWFPEGQEEDGGLCPRLNQSSPTSKEGGTLPAPVGSPEDPSGPPQPYRLADDYTPAPAAFQGLSLSSHMSLLHSRNSCKTLKCPKCNWHYKYQQTLDVHMREKHPESNSHCSYCSAGGAHPRLARGESYNCGYKPYRCDVCNYSTTTKGNLSIHMQSDKHLANLQGFQAGPGGQGSPPEASLTPSAGDKEPKTKSSWQCKVCSYETNISRNLRIHMTSEKHMQNVLMLHQGLPLGLPPGLMGPGPPPPPGATPTTHPELFQYFGPQALGQPQTPLPGPGLRPDKPLEAQLLLNGFHHLGAPARKFPTPAPGSVSPDAHLPPSQLLGSSSDSLPTSPPPDDSPSLKVFRCLVCQVFSTDNLELLLYHCSIGRSLPEAEWKEVAGDTHRCKLCCYGTQLKANFQLHLKTDKHAQKYQLAAHLREGGGAMGTPSPVSLGDGAPYGSVSLLHLRCNICDFESNSKEKMQLHARGAAHEENSQIYKFLLEMEGAEAGAELGLYHCLLCAWETPSRLAVLQHLRAPAHRDAQAQRRLQLLQNGPAAEEGLAALQSILSFSHGQLRTPGKAPVTPLAEPPTPEKDAQNKTEQLASEETENKTGPSRDSANQTTVYCCPYCSFLSPESSQVRAHTLSQHAVQPKYRCPLCQEQLVGRPALHFHLSHLHNVVPECVEKLLLVATTVEMTFTTKVLSGPTLSPLDDGQEPPTHGPGPTPSRDQTAEGPNLTPEASPDPLPEPPLASVEAPDKPSGSPGQPPSPAPSPVSQPDVQAEDTAPPPTMAEEEEGTTGELRSAEPAPADSRHPLTYRKTTNFALDKFLDPARPYKCTVCKESFTQKNILLVHYNSVSHLHKMKKAAIDPSAPARGEAGAPPTTTAATDKPFKCTVCRVSYNQSSTLEIHMRSVLHQTRSRGTKTDSKIEGPERSQEEPKEGETEGEVGTEKKGPDPSGFISGLPFLSPPPPPLDLHRFPAPLFTPPVLPPFPLVPESLLKLQQQQLLLPFYLHDLKVGPKLTLAGPAPVLSLPAATPPPPPPPPKAELAEREWERPPMAKEGNEAGPSSPPHPLPNEAARTAAKALLENFGFELVIQYNEGKQAAPPPPTPPPPEALGGGDKLACGACGKLFSNMLILKTHEEHVHRRFLPFEALSRYAAQFRKSYDSLYPPLAEPPKPPDGTLDSPAPHLGPPFLVPEPEAGGTRAPEERSQAGGHWPTEEEESSRGNLPPLVPAGRRFSRTKFTEFQTQALQSFFETSAYPKDGEVERLASLLGLASRVVVVWFQNARQKARKNACEGGSMPTGGGTGGASGCRRCHATFSCVFELVRHLKKCYDDQTPEDEEEEAGRGEEEEEVEEEVEEEQGLEPPAGPEGPLPEPPDGEELSQAEATKAGGKESEEKATPSPSPAHTCDQCAISFSSQDLLTSHRRLHFLPSLQPSAPPQLLDLPLLVFGERNPLVAATSPMPGPPLKRKHEDGSLSPTGSEAGGGGEGEPPRDKRLRTTILPEQLEILYRWYMQDSNPTRKMLDCISEEVGLKKRVVQVWFQNTRARERKGQFRSTPGGVPSPAVKPPATATPASLPKFNLLLGKVDDGTGREAPKREAPAFPYPTATLASGPLPFLPPGKEATTPTPELPLPLPPPPPPSEEEGPEEPPKASPESEACSLSAGDLSDSSASSLAEPESPGAGGTSGGPGGGTGVPDGMGQRRYRTQMSSLQLKIMKACYEAYRTPTMQECEVLGEEIGLPKRVIQVWFQNARAKEKKAKLQGAAAGSTGGSSEGPLAAQRTDCPYCDVKYDFYVSCRGHLFSRQHLAKLKEAVRAQLKSESKCYDLAPAPEAPPAPKAPPATTPASMPLGAAPTLPRLAPVLLSGPALAQPPLGNLAPFNSGPAASSGLLSLTTSVLPTTTVVQTAGPGRPLPQRPMPDQTNTSTAGTTDPVPGPPTEPLGDKVSSERKPVAAPTNSSSDALKNLKALKTTVPALLGGQFLPFPLPPAGGTAPPAVFGPQLQGAYFQQLYGMKKGLFPMNPVIPQTLIGLLPNALLQPPPQPPEPTVTAPPKPPELPTPGEGEAGEVDELLLTGSTGISTVDVTHRYLCRQCKMAFDGEAPATAHQRSFCFFGRGSGGSMPPPLRVPICTYHCLACEVLLSGREALASHLRSSAHRRKAAPPQGGPPISITNAATAASAAVAFAKEEARLPHTDSNPKTTTTSTLLAL from the exons ATGGCCACCCTTAACTCAGCCTCTACCACTGGTACCACCCCCTCCCCTGGGCACAATGGCCCATCCCCGCCTTCGGACACCTCCTCCTCCAGCATCCCCTCTGATCCTGTCACCAAAGATCCCCCTGCTGCCCCCTCCACCTCTGAGAACATGAGGTCCTCAGAGCCAGAGGGACAGCTCCTGGAGTCAGGCTGTGGCCTCGTCCCACCAAAGGAGATTGGGGAGCCCCAGGAAGGGCCTGACTGTGGTCACTTCCCACCAAATGACCCAGgggtggaaaaagacaaggagcaggaggaagaagaagaagggctCCCTCCCATGGACCTGAGCAACCACTTATTCTTCACAGCTGGAGGTGAGGCCTACCTAGTGGCCAAGCTGTCCCTACCAGGTGGCAGTGAACTCCTGTTACCAAAGGGCTTCCCCTGGGGTGAGGTGGGCATCAAGGAAGAGCCCAGTCTTCCCTTCCTTGCCTACCCACCCCCCTCACACCTCACTGCCCTTCACATCCAACATGGCTTTGACCCAGTCCAAGGCTTTAGCTCTTCTGACCAAATTCTGTCCCATGATACCTCAGCACCATCTCCGGCTGCCTGTGAGGAAAGGCATGGAGCTTTCTGGAGCTATCAGCTGGCTCCACATCCACCCGGAGATCCCAAAGATGGCCCCATGGGGAACAGCGGGGTCAACCACGTGGCAGTCTTCTGGCTCTGCCTTCTGTGCCGCCTGGGTTTCAGCAAGCCCCAGGCCTTTATGGGTCACACACAGTCTCATGGGGTGAAGTTAACCCCTGCCCAATATCAGGGCCTGTCAGGTAGCCCAGCTGTGCTCCAGGAGGGGGATGAAGGCTGCAAGGCCCTCATAAGCTTTCTGGAACCAAAACTCCCTGCTTGCCCCTCTTCCGACATACGCCTTGACAATAGCAGCACAGTGAACATGGAGGCGAATGTGGCCCAGATGGAGGATGGCCCTCCTGAGGCAGAAGTCCAGGCCCTTGTCCTCCTGGATGAAGAAGTCATGGCCCTGAGCCCACCCTCTCCATCCACAGCCACCTGGGACCCCAGCCCAACCCAAGCCAAAGAATCGCCAGTAGCAGCAGGCGAGGCAGGGCCAGATTGGTTCCCTGAGGGGCAAGAAGAGGATGGAGGGCTCTGCCCCCGACTCAACCAAAGCTCACCCACCTCCAAGGAGGGGGGCACTCTCCCTGCCCCAGTGGGCTCCCCCGAAGACCCCAGTGGCCCACCCCAGCCCTATCGCCTAGCTGATGACTACACCCCCGCCCCTGCAGCCTTCCAGGGCCTCAGCCTGTCTAGCCACATGTCCCTGCTCCACTCACGCAACTCCTGCAAGACACTCAAGTGTCCCAAGTGCAACTGGCACTACAAGTACCAGCAGACCCTGGATGTGCACATGCGAGAGAAGCACCCTGAGAGCAACAGTCACTGTAGCTACTGCAGTGCTGGGGGCGCCCACCCCCGCCTTGCTCGTGGAGAGAGCTACAACTGTGGCTACAAACCCTACCGCTGCGACGTCTGCAACTACTCTACCACCACCAAAGGCAACCTCAGCATCCATATGCAGTCTGACAAGCACCTGGCCAACCTGCAGGGCTTCCAGGCAGGCCCTGGTGGGCAGGGAAGTCCACCAGAGGCATCACTCACACCCTCCGCGGGAGACAAAGAGCCTAAGACCAAATCATCCTGGCAGTGCAAGGTGTGCAGCTACGAGACGAACATCTCCCGCAACCTGCGCATCCATATGACGTCTGAGAAGCACATGCAGAATGTCCTAATGCTGCACCAGGGGCTGCCACTGGGCCTGCCACCTGGATTGATGGGGCCAGGCCCTCCTCCCCCACCAGGCGCTACCCCCACTACCCACCCTGAACTCTTCCAGTACTTTGGGCCCCAGGCCCTAGGGCAGCCTCAGACTCCCTTGCCTGGCCCGGGGCTGAGGCCAGACAAGCCCCTGGAAGCCCAGCTGCTTCTCAATGGTTTCCACCACCTTGGAGCACCTGCCCGCAAGTTCCCCACACCCG CCCCTGGAAGCGTATCCCCTGATGCCCACCTGCCTCCAAGTCAGCTTCTGGGTTCCTCATCCGACAGCCTGCCCACCTCACCACCCCCAGATGATAGCCCGTCCCTGAAGGTGTTTCGCTGCCTAGTGTGCCAGGTCTTCAGCACAGACAACCTGGAGCTGCTGCTCTACCACTGCAGCATAGGCCGGAGCCTCCCGGAAGCTGAATGGAAGGAGGTGGCTGGTGACACCCACCGCTGCAAGCTTTGCTGCTATGGCACCCAGCTCAAGGCCAACTTCCAACTCCACCTCAAGACTGACAAACATGCTCAGAAGTACCAGCTGGCAGCCCACCTGCGGGAGGGGGGTGGGGCCATGGGCACCCCTTCCCCAGTGTCCCTGGGAGATGGGGCTCCTTATGGGTCTGTCTCCCTGCTGCACCTGCGCTGCAACATTTGTGACTTTGAGTCCAACAGCAAGGAGAAGATGCAGCTGCATGCCAGGGGTGCAGCCCATGAAGAAAACAGCCAAATATATAAG TTTCTGCTGGAAATGGAGGGAGCAGaggcaggggcagagctggggctaTACCACTGCCTGTTGTGTGCGTGGGAGACACCCTCCCGCTTGGCTGTGCTGCAACACCTGCGTGCACCTGCCCACCGTGATGCCCAGGCCCAGAGGCGTCTGCAGCTGCTACAGAATGGCCCAGCTGCTGAGGAAGGACTCGCAGCTCTTCAGAGCATCCTAAGCTTCAGCCACGGGCAGCTCCGGACTCCCG GGAAGGCTCCTGTCACCCCCTTAGCTGAGCCACCCACCCCTGAGAAAGATGCCCAGAACAAGACAGAACAATTGG CTtcagaagagacagaaaacaagaCTGGCCCTTCCAGAGACAGTGCCAACCAGACCACG GTATACTGCTGTCCATACTGCAGCTTCCTGAGCCCAGAGTCCAGCCAGGTGAGGGCTCATACACTCTCCCAGCACGCGGTGCAGCCCAAGTACAGATGCCCACTGTGCCAGGAACAGCTGGTGGGCCGGCCTGCCCTGCACTTCCACCTTAGCCACCTTCACAACGTGGTGCCCGAGTGCGTTGAGAAGCTGCTGCTTGTA GCTACAACTGTAGAAATGACATTTACAACCAAAGTGCTGTCTGGACCCACATTAAGCCCTCTGGACGATGGCCAAGAACCCCCGACTCATGGGCCAGGGCCTACACCCAGCAGAGACCAGACAGCAG AAGGCCCGAACCTGACCCCAGAAGCCAGTCCAGATCCTCTTCCTGAGCCTCCGCTGGCCTCAGTTGAGGCCCCAGACAAACCCTCGGGAAGTCCTGGTCAACCCCCTTCTCCAGCCCCATCTCCAGTCTCTCAGCCTGATGTGCAAGCTGAAGACACAGCCCCTCCGCCTACcatggctgaggaggaagaggggaccACTGGAGAGCTCCGCTCTGCAGAGCCAGCTCCAGCTGACTCTCGCCACCCTCTGACCTATCGGAAAACCACCAACTTTGCCCTGGACAAGTTTCTGGACCCTGCCAGGCCCTATAAGTGCACTGTATGTAAGGAGTCCTTTACCCAGAAGAATATTCTATTGGTTCATTATAATTCTGTCTCCCACCTGCATAAGATGAAGAAGGCTGCCATTGACCCCTCCGCCCCTGCCCGGGGAGAGGCTGGTGCCCCACCTACCACCACTGCTGCCACAGACAAGCCCTTTAAGTGCACAGTCTGCCGAGTCTCCTACAACCAGAGCTCCACCCTGGAGATCCATATGCGGTCAGTTCTGCATCAGACTCGCTCTCGGGGAACCAAGACTGATTCCAAGATTGAAGGGCCAGAACGCAGCCAAGAAGAGCCCAAGGAAGGCGAGACAGAGGGGGAGGTGGGCACTGAGAAGAAGGGCCCTGACCCTAGTGGCTTCATATCTGGATTGCCtttcctgtcccctcccccacctcccttgGACCTGCATCGATTCCCAGCCCCTCTCTTCACCCCACCAGTCCTGCCCCCCTTCCCTCTGGTGCCCGAATCACTGCTTAAgctccagcagcagcagctgctcctGCCCTTCTACCTCCATGATCTCAAGGTGGGGCCCAAGCTGACACTAGCTGGGCCTGCGCCTGTGCTGTCCCTGCCAGCTGccacccctcctcctccacctccacctcccaaggctGAGCTGGCTGAGCGGGAGTGGGAGCGGCCCCCCATGGCCAAAGAGGGTAATGAGGCAGGGCCTTCCTCACCCCCCCACCCATTGCCCAACGAGGCTGCCCGCACTGCAGCCAAAGCCCTTCTAGAAAACTTTGGCTTTGAGCTGGTGATCCAGTACAATGAAGGGAAGCAAGCTGcgccccctccccctaccccacccccacctgagGCCCTCGGGGGTGGGGACAAGCTGGCCTGTGGGGCCTGTGGGAAACTCTTCTCCAATATGCTTATCCTCAAGACACACGAGGAACATGTCCACCGCCGCTTTCTGCCCTTTGAAGCCCTGAGCCGTTATGCTGCTCAGTTTCGAAAGAGCTATGACAGCCTATACCCGCCCCTTGCAGAGCCCCCCAAACCTCCTGATGGGACTCTGGATTCACCTGCTCCCCATCTGGGCCCACCCTTCCTGGtcccagagcctgaggcaggggggACCCGTGCCCCTGAAGAGCGAAGTCAAGCAGGGGGACACTGGCccacagaggaggaagaaagctCCAGAGGGAATCTTCCTCCCCTGGTGCCTGCTGGCCGCCGGTTCTCCAGAACCAAGTTCACAGAGTTCCAGACCCAAGCCCTGCAGTCTTTCTTTGAGACTAGTGCCTACCCCAAAGACGGAGAGGTGGAGCGACTCGCAAGTCTGTTGGGTCTCGCTAGCCGTGTGGTGGTGGTGTGGTTCCAGAATGCCCGCCAGAAAGCACGCAAAAATGCCTGTGAGGGTGGGTCCATGCCAACCGGAGGAGGCACTGGGGGAGCCTCCGGCTGCAGGCGTTGCCACGccactttctcctgtgttttTGAGCTGGTGCGCCACCTCAAGAAGTGCTATGATGACCAGACCCCTGAAGacgaggaggaagaggcagggagaggggaagaggaggaagaggtggaagAGGAAGTAGAGGAGGAACAGGGCCTTGAACCCCCGGCAGGGCCTGAGGGTCCATTACCAGAGCCTCCAGATGGGGAGGAACTGAGCCAAGCAGAGGCAACAAAGGCAGGAGGCAAAGAGTCTGAAGAGAAGGCTACTCCATCACCTTCCCCAGCCCACACCTGTGACCAGTGTGCCATTTCTTTCTCCAGTCAGGACCTCCTGACCAGTCACCGCCGACTACATTTCCTGCCATCTCTGCAGCCCAGTGCTCCTCCTCAACTCCTAGATCTGCCCTTGCTGGTGTTTGGGGAGAGAAACCCCCTGGTGGCAGCCACCTCACCAATGCCAGGGCCACCTCTCAAACGGAAGCATGAGGACGGCAGCTTGTCCCCCACAGGCAGTGAagcagggggaggaggggagggtgaGCCCCCCAGGGACAAGCGCCTGCGCACCACCATCTTGCCTGAGCAGCTTGAGATCCTGTACCGTTGGTACATGCAGGATTCCAACCCAACACGCAAGATGCTCGACTGCATCTCCGAGGAGGTGGGGCTCAAAAAGCGAGTGGTACAGGTCTGGTTTCAGAATACCAGGGCCCGAGAGAGGAAAGGCCAGTTTCGAAGCACCCCTGGGGGGGTGCCTAGTCCAGCAGTGAAACCGCCTGCCACAGCCACCCCTGCATCCTTGCCCAAGTTCAACCTCTTATTAGGCAAGGTAGATGATGGCACTGGAAGGGAGGCCCCAAAGAGGGAAGCACCTGCTTTTCCCTACCCCACTGCCACCCTTGCTTCTGGGCCCCTGCCTTTCCTACCACCTGGGAAAGAGGCCACCACCCCAACACCAGAGCTACCTCTacctctcccacctccccctccACCCAGTGAGGAAGAGGGCCCGGAGGAACCACCTAAAGCTTCTCCAGAGAGTGAGGCTTGCAGTCTGTCTGCAGGAGATCTGAGTGATTCATCTGCTTCCAGCCTAGCTGAACCAGAATCCCCTGGGGCTGGAGGGACCAGTGGGGGACCTGGAGGTGGGACTGGTGTTCCAGACGGAATGGGGCAGCGGCGCTACAGGACCCAGATGAGTAGCCTGCAGCTGAAGATCATGAAAGCCTGCTATGAAGCTTACCGCACCCCCACCATGCAGGAGTGTGAGGTTCTGGGAGAGGAGATTGGGCTGCCCAAGAGAGTCATCCAGGTCTGGTTCCAGAATGCTCGTGCCAAGGAAAAGAAGGCCAAACTACAGGGGGCAGCTGCTGGGAGCACTGGAGGCAGCAGTGAGGGCCCCTTAGCAGCCCAGCGCACTGACTGCCCCTATTGTGATGTCAAGTATGATTTCTATGTCTCCTGCCGAGGCCATCTCTTTTCCCGTCAGCACCTGGCCAAGCTCAAGGAGGCGGTCCGAGCCCAGCTGAAGAGTGAAAGCAAGTGCTATGACTTGGCCCCGGCACCTGAGGCTCCCCCAGCTCCCAAGGCCCCACCTGCGACCACACCTGCCTCCATGCCCCTCGGGGCTGCCCCAACCTTGCCTCGCCTGGCCCCGGTCCTCTTGTCTGGCCCAGCTCTGGCTCAGCCCCCGCTGGGCAACTTAGCTCCTTTCAATTCAG GCCCAGCAGCCTCCTCAGGCCTCCTCAGCCTCACCACTTCGGTCCTGCCTACCACCACAGTGGTCCAGACTGCTGGCCCAGGCCGCCCCTTACCTCAGAGACCCATGCCCGACCAAACCAACACCTCCACAGCAGGCACCACTGACCCTGTCCCGGGCCCTCCTACTGAGCCCTTGGGGGACAAGGTCTCCAGTGAGCGAAAGCCAGTTGCAGCCCCCACCAACTCCTCCAGTGATGCCCTCAAGAACCTCAAAGCATTGAAGACCACTGTCCCAGCCCTGTTGGGGGGTCAGTTCCTGCCCTTTCCATTGCCTCCTGCTGGGGGAACAGCACCACCAGCTGTCTTTGGTCCCCAGCTACAGGGGGCCTACTTCCAACAGCTCTACGGCATGAAAAAGGGGCTATTTCCCATGAACCCCGTGATACCTCAGACCCTCATTGGGCTGCTACCCAATGCCCTCCTCCAGCCGCCACCCCAGCCCCCTGAGCCCACAGTCACAGCACCCCCAAAGCCTCCTGAACTGCCCACTccaggggagggggaggctggTGAGGTTGATGAGCTGCTGCTGACAGGCAGCACTGGCATCTCCACCGTGGATGTAACCCATCGCTACCTGTGCCGCCAGTGCAAGATGGCATTTGACGGGGAGGCCCCAGCTACTGCCCACCAGAGATCCTTCTGCTTCTTTGGGCGGGGCTCTGGGGGCTCCATGCCACCCCCATTGCGGGTGCCTATCTGCACCTACCACTGCCTGGCATGTGAGGTGCTGCTGAGTGGGCGTGAAGCCCTGGCCTCCCACCTGCGCTCCTCGGCCCACAGGCGCAAGGCAGCCCCACCTCAAGGGGGCCCACCCATCTCCATCACCAACGCCGCCACTGCTGCCTCGGCTGCTGTGGCTTTTGCCAAAGAGGAAGCAAGATTACCTCACACGGACTCCAACCCAAAAACTACTACTACCTCTACACTTCTAGCTTTATAA